A region of Coccinella septempunctata chromosome 5, icCocSept1.1, whole genome shotgun sequence DNA encodes the following proteins:
- the LOC123313849 gene encoding origin recognition complex subunit 5 isoform X2, with translation MAEDSKEYGDSAGIESKLNEIDGSFPERKRQIRELYNLIGEPEERHGSSIFIYGGPSTGKSSITKTMLRKLNIKHAFVNLTECYTSKILFESILNKLSDHKIDPSVGQPYAKCDNVMDFVLHLQNIHNGHDLNGTFIVLDNAEKLRTMEFNLLPVFLRFREVSELSISVIFITELPFQKFYGKQGLEEPIKIYFPQYNKDELLNILAGDVHHAKQMVLNNYDELLDFDGEFYRNYVNVFLSVFYRVCRDLSELRYMSRINFLKYCEPIMNKETPISDSMALFRKVAPTLRSSLEVLYLRIADDRTPSEAGKQSVGLLLSKENVAKTLELPFYAKYLLIAAFLASYNPAKDDKRFFVKFHGKKIKTKKDIKMKSKVSEQLNTQLGPKPFSLDRLLAIFYAILDENIGFNNNLLVQLSSLVELQLLSSLSDSYVLDGHKYKCNVNFDFIQTVSKMVGFSIRKYLSDFSHM, from the exons ATGGCGGAGG ATTCCAAAGAGTATGGAGATTCCGCTGGAATAGAATCGAAACTGAACGAGATAGATGGATCGTTTCCTGAACGAAAAAGGCAGATACGAGAACTCTATAATCTCATAGGCGAGCCCGAGGAGCGACACGGATCATCAATATTCATTTACGGCGGTCCTAGCACAGGGAAGTCCTCGATAACGAAAACGATGCTAAGGAAACTCAATATCAAGCATGCATTCGTGAACCTGACCGAATGCTACACTTCCAAAATCCTATTCGAATCCATCCTGAACAAGCTATCCGATCACAAGATCGATCCATCGGTCGGACAGCCCTACGCCAAGTGCGATAACGTGATGGATTTCGTGCTGCATCTACAGAACATCCACAACGGCCACGACCTCAATGGAACTTTCATAGTTCTGGATAACGCCGAAAAGTTGAGAACCATGGAATTCAACCTACTCCCAGTATTCCTCCGATTCCGGGAAGTGTCCGAGCTCTCCATCTCGGTCATTTTCATCACGGAACTGCCGTTCCAGAAGTTTTACGGGAAGCAAGGATTAGAGGAGCCGATAAAGATATACTTCCCGCAGTATAACAAAGACGAACTTCTGAATATCCTCGCCGGGGACGTACACCACGCCAAACAGATGGTTTTGAACAATTACGACGAACTTCTGGATTTCGACGGGGAGTTTTATCGGAACTACGTGAACGTTTTCCTTTCGGTTTTTTACAGGGTCTGCCGGGACCTATCCGAACTCCGATACATGTCCCGAATCAACTTTCTGAAGTATTGCGAGCCGATAATGAACAAAGAAACTCCGATAAGCGATTCGATGGCGTTGTTTCGGAAGGTTGCGCCAACCTTGAGAAGTTCGCTGGAAGTTCTGTACCTCCGTATAGCGGACGACAGGACGCCTTCCGAGGCGGGAAAACAATCTGTAGGTTTGCTTCTTTCCAAAGAGAATGTCGCGAAAACTTTGGAACTCCCGTTCTACGCCAAATATCTTCTGATTGCAGCTTTCCTGGCCAGCTATAACCCGGCTAAGGACGATAAGAGGTTTTTCGTTAAGTTTCatggtaaaaaaattaaaactaaaAAGGACATCAAGATGAAGAGTAAAGTTTCTGAGCAACTTAATACTCAACTCGGCCCCAAGCCCTTCTCGCTGGATAGGCTGCTGGCGATTTTCTACGCTATACTGGATGAAAACATCGGTTTCAACAATAACCTGCTGGTTCAGTTATCCAGTTTGGTAGAGCTCCAGTTGTTATCGTCCCTTTCTGATAGTTATGTGTTAGATGGACATAAGTATAAGTGTAATGTGAATTTCGATTTCATACAGACTGTCTCTAAGATGGTAGGATTTAGTATTAGGAAGTATTTATCTGATTTCAGTCACATGTGA
- the LOC123313849 gene encoding origin recognition complex subunit 5 isoform X1, producing the protein MNAIKPKNYQLIWIGTIGWVTFAHQISPSLHMDSKEYGDSAGIESKLNEIDGSFPERKRQIRELYNLIGEPEERHGSSIFIYGGPSTGKSSITKTMLRKLNIKHAFVNLTECYTSKILFESILNKLSDHKIDPSVGQPYAKCDNVMDFVLHLQNIHNGHDLNGTFIVLDNAEKLRTMEFNLLPVFLRFREVSELSISVIFITELPFQKFYGKQGLEEPIKIYFPQYNKDELLNILAGDVHHAKQMVLNNYDELLDFDGEFYRNYVNVFLSVFYRVCRDLSELRYMSRINFLKYCEPIMNKETPISDSMALFRKVAPTLRSSLEVLYLRIADDRTPSEAGKQSVGLLLSKENVAKTLELPFYAKYLLIAAFLASYNPAKDDKRFFVKFHGKKIKTKKDIKMKSKVSEQLNTQLGPKPFSLDRLLAIFYAILDENIGFNNNLLVQLSSLVELQLLSSLSDSYVLDGHKYKCNVNFDFIQTVSKMVGFSIRKYLSDFSHM; encoded by the coding sequence ATTCCAAAGAGTATGGAGATTCCGCTGGAATAGAATCGAAACTGAACGAGATAGATGGATCGTTTCCTGAACGAAAAAGGCAGATACGAGAACTCTATAATCTCATAGGCGAGCCCGAGGAGCGACACGGATCATCAATATTCATTTACGGCGGTCCTAGCACAGGGAAGTCCTCGATAACGAAAACGATGCTAAGGAAACTCAATATCAAGCATGCATTCGTGAACCTGACCGAATGCTACACTTCCAAAATCCTATTCGAATCCATCCTGAACAAGCTATCCGATCACAAGATCGATCCATCGGTCGGACAGCCCTACGCCAAGTGCGATAACGTGATGGATTTCGTGCTGCATCTACAGAACATCCACAACGGCCACGACCTCAATGGAACTTTCATAGTTCTGGATAACGCCGAAAAGTTGAGAACCATGGAATTCAACCTACTCCCAGTATTCCTCCGATTCCGGGAAGTGTCCGAGCTCTCCATCTCGGTCATTTTCATCACGGAACTGCCGTTCCAGAAGTTTTACGGGAAGCAAGGATTAGAGGAGCCGATAAAGATATACTTCCCGCAGTATAACAAAGACGAACTTCTGAATATCCTCGCCGGGGACGTACACCACGCCAAACAGATGGTTTTGAACAATTACGACGAACTTCTGGATTTCGACGGGGAGTTTTATCGGAACTACGTGAACGTTTTCCTTTCGGTTTTTTACAGGGTCTGCCGGGACCTATCCGAACTCCGATACATGTCCCGAATCAACTTTCTGAAGTATTGCGAGCCGATAATGAACAAAGAAACTCCGATAAGCGATTCGATGGCGTTGTTTCGGAAGGTTGCGCCAACCTTGAGAAGTTCGCTGGAAGTTCTGTACCTCCGTATAGCGGACGACAGGACGCCTTCCGAGGCGGGAAAACAATCTGTAGGTTTGCTTCTTTCCAAAGAGAATGTCGCGAAAACTTTGGAACTCCCGTTCTACGCCAAATATCTTCTGATTGCAGCTTTCCTGGCCAGCTATAACCCGGCTAAGGACGATAAGAGGTTTTTCGTTAAGTTTCatggtaaaaaaattaaaactaaaAAGGACATCAAGATGAAGAGTAAAGTTTCTGAGCAACTTAATACTCAACTCGGCCCCAAGCCCTTCTCGCTGGATAGGCTGCTGGCGATTTTCTACGCTATACTGGATGAAAACATCGGTTTCAACAATAACCTGCTGGTTCAGTTATCCAGTTTGGTAGAGCTCCAGTTGTTATCGTCCCTTTCTGATAGTTATGTGTTAGATGGACATAAGTATAAGTGTAATGTGAATTTCGATTTCATACAGACTGTCTCTAAGATGGTAGGATTTAGTATTAGGAAGTATTTATCTGATTTCAGTCACATGTGA